GCGTTTGACCTCCTGGATGCTGCTATTCTTCGCATCGTGAACCGGAGCTTTCACGTTCCCAAGGAAAGCGCGGGCCAGCGCCTCGACCAGTTCCTGGTCGCGCAGCTCGCCGAGGTAAGCCGCGCGCGCGTGCAGGAGTTGATCGCGCAGGAGAAGGTGCAGGTGAATGGCGCGGCGGCCAAAGCCGCGCGCAAGCTGCGCTCGGGCGACGCTGTCGAGATCACCGGCCACGCCGAGCGGGCTCCACTCAAGGCCGTGGCCGAAGATATTCCGCTCGCCGTGGTTTACGAAGATGCGCAGCTCGCGGTGATCGACAAGCCCGCGGGAATGATGGTGCATGCGGGCGCGGCAAGAATGGATGACGCGCGCAACCGCGGCACGCTGGTCAACGCTCTGCTGCATCGCTTTGGCAAGCTTTCGTCTTTCGCAAAGACGGGCGGACACGCATTACGTCCGGGCATCGTCCATCGCCTCGACAAAGAGACCAGCGGGCTGATCGTGGTGGCGAAAGATGACGTGACCCACCGCAAGCTGCAAGAGCAGTTCGCCGCGCGCAGCGTGAAGAAGAAATACATTGCGCTGGTGCACGGCTGGCCGAAGCGGGCGACGGGGACGATCGACAGCCCCATCATGCGCGACCGCAAGCGGCGCGTGCGCATGACCACGCGGACGAGCGTTGGGCGCACACCACGGACA
Above is a window of Acidobacteriota bacterium DNA encoding:
- a CDS encoding RluA family pseudouridine synthase, translating into MNRSFHVPKESAGQRLDQFLVAQLAEVSRARVQELIAQEKVQVNGAAAKAARKLRSGDAVEITGHAERAPLKAVAEDIPLAVVYEDAQLAVIDKPAGMMVHAGAARMDDARNRGTLVNALLHRFGKLSSFAKTGGHALRPGIVHRLDKETSGLIVVAKDDVTHRKLQEQFAARSVKKKYIALVHGWPKRATGTIDSPIMRDRKRRVRMTTRTSVGRTPRTPGRTALSHYHVLRRIDSVFGKLALVEVRIATGRTHQIRVHMASLGHPVAGDALYGAPAKLKNTKLGVIALTRNFLHAAELEFTHPTTGRTLHFLAPLPPELREFMKRLGEPELPDGI